In Helianthus annuus cultivar XRQ/B chromosome 8, HanXRQr2.0-SUNRISE, whole genome shotgun sequence, a single genomic region encodes these proteins:
- the LOC110872992 gene encoding two-component response regulator-like APRR3, with translation MGSGGAGGTPDMPELMLRSEDKIIDGGGGGDLPTAATTNNFVRWEKFLPKMVLRVLLVEADDSTRQIITALLRKCSYKVAAVSDGLKAWEVLKGRSHSIDLILTEVELPSISGFALLTLIMEHQVCKNIPVIMMSAHESVSTVYKCMLRGASDFLVKPVRKNELKNLWQHVWRRQSSTTGPNRNQEESDAQQKVEATAENNATSNRSSGYMACIKRNRECIEKGSDAQSSCTKPDMEPDEPPMEQPVDHTDSEQANQLGTGPTEPEGDTTKADTTGQEKNMAIDVRWEHVNVATGNNNSREAIDLIGSFDSYPKPSYKSSLNFGENKVDHPSPMLDLSLRRSHPSSSVNQFSDDRHRLKQSDLSAFSRYISRGQPPPTSGSASISNQQKDYETNSDKLLSKNPVEYISDTHSAPVGSSQVNIISPQKQTESLSPNQNQFPSPKERVFHAPVAVRGSRFENPYGSVLPPFCVQPGLSQMQSPSSSGHHEPMFQTNAYYIPNQETRNESPPELHNATEALEDHSANSSFCNSATLTRINSIGSGSNGNNTNRSIQREAALNKFRMKKKDRCFNKKVRYESRKKLAEQRPRVKGRFVQQTGNPSASASLSPMEIDT, from the exons ATGGGTAGCGGCGGCGCCGGAGGAACTCCTGACATGCCGGAACTCATGTTGAGAAGTGAAGACAAGATCATTgacggcggcggcggtggtgattTGCCGACTGCCGCCACCACTAATAACTTTGTGAGGTGGGAAAAGTTTTTGCCCAAGATGGTTCTCAGGGTTTTGTTGGTTGAAGCTGATGATTCAACTCGACAGATTATTACTGCTCTGCTCAGAAAATGTAGTTATAAAG TTGCTGCTGTTTCTGATGGTTTGAAGGCATGGGAAGTGCTGAAAGGAAGATCGCATAGTATCGATCTTATACTGACTGAAGTCGAGCTGCCTTCGATCTCCGGGTTTGCTCTTCTCACCTTGATTATGGAGCATCAAGTCTGCAAGAACATTCCCGTCATAA TGATGTCTGCACATGAGTCGGTTAGCACGGTTTATAAGTGTATGTTGAGAGGTGCTTCTGACTTTCTGGTCAAACCTGTTAGGAAGAACGAATTGAAGAACTTGTGGCAACATGTTTGGAGGCGACAATCT TCAACCACTGGGCCTAACCGGAACCAAGAAGAGAGCGATGCACAACAGAAAGTTGAAGCCACCGCTGAAAACAATGCGACTAGCAACCGTTCGAGCGGTTACATGGCTTGCATCAAAAGAAACAGGGAATGCATTGAAAAAGGAAGTGATGCACAG AGTTCTTGCACAAAACCAGACATGGAACCTGATGAGCCACCCATGGAACAACCGGTGGACCACACTGACTCTGAACAGGCTAACCAGTTGGGGACTGGACCCACTGAGCCAGAGGGGGATACGACTAAAGCCGACACAACTGGTCAAGAAAAGAACATGGCTATAGATGTGAGATGGGAACATGTGAATGTCGCTACTGGTAATAATAACTCTAGGGAAGCGATCGATTTGATTGGATCGTTTGACAGTTACCCTAAACCGAGTTACAAAAGCTCGTTAAATTTTGGTGAAAATAAGGTTGATCATCCTTCACCGATGTTAGATCTTTCACTACgaagatctcatccaagtagctcCGTGAATCAGTTCAGTGATGACCGGCACAGGTTGAAGCAGTCTGATCTATCGGCATTCTCACG GTATATCAGTAGGGGGCAACCGCCGCCAACATCAGGATCTGCTAGCATTTCCAATCAACAAAAAGACTACGAAACCAATTCCGATAAACTGCTATCCAAGAACCCGGTGGAGTATATTTCCGACACCCATAGTGCACCAGTCGGAAGTTCTCAAGTCAACATAATCAGTCCACAAAAGCAGACCGAAAGTCTAAGTCCAAATCAAAATCAATTCCCATCACCAAAGGAAAGAGTGTTTCACGCTCCAGTTGCagtaagaggttcaagattcgagAACCCATATGGTTCGGTATTACCTCCGTTTTGCGTGCAACCGGGCTTGTCCCAGATGCAGAGCCCGTCTTCTTCAGGCCATCATGAACCAATGTTTCAAACAAACGCGTATTACATTCCTAATCAAGAAACAAGAAACGAGTCTCCTCCAGAGCTGCATAACGCAACAGAAGCCCTTGAAGATCATAGCGCaaacagcagtttttgtaacagTGCGACGCTTACGCGTATCAACAGTATAGGCAGCGGAAGCAATGGAAATAACACGAATCGATCGATACAGAGAGAAGCTGCCTTGAATAAGTTCAGAATGAAAAAGAAAGACAGATGCTTTAATAAGAAG GTGCGATATGAAAGCCGAAAGAAGCTAGCAGAGCAGAGACCTCGGGTGAAAGGACGGTTTGTTCAACAGACAGGCAATCCATCGGCTTCAGCTTCACTTTCACCGATGGAAATCGATACATAA